A section of the Phaseolus vulgaris cultivar G19833 chromosome 8, P. vulgaris v2.0, whole genome shotgun sequence genome encodes:
- the LOC137826812 gene encoding germin-like protein subfamily 1 member 7 yields MKAVYFLVAILALTSSIASAYDPSPLQDFCVALNDTKNAVFVNGKLCKDPKVVKAEDFFRHVEPGNTSNPLGAQVTQVFVDQLPGLNTLGISLARIDFAPKGLNPPHTHPRGTEILIVVEGTLYVGFVTSNQDGNRLFTKVLNKGDVFVFPIGLIHFQLNVGYGNAVAIAALSSQNPGTITIANALFKANPSISPEVLTKAFQVDKTIIDYLQKQFWSDNNN; encoded by the exons ATGAAAGCTGTGTATTTCCTTGTGGCCATCTTGGCTTTGACGTCGTCCATTGCCTCTGCCTATGATCCAAGCCCTCTGCAAGATTTTTGTGTGGCTTTGAATGACACCAAGAATGCTG TATTTGTGAACGGAAAACTTTGTAAAGACCCCAAAGTAGTGAAAGCAGAAGATTTCTTCAGACACGTGGAACCTGGGAATACCTCCAACCCACTTGGTGCACAAGTGACTCAAGTGTTTGTGGATCAGCTACCAGGATTAAACACACTTGGCATATCTTTGGCTCGTATAGATTTTGCACCAAAGGGTTTAAACCCTCCCCACACTCACCCTCGAGGCACAGAGATCCTTATTGTTGTTGAGGGTACTCTCTATGTTGGATTTGTTACTTCCAATCAAGATGGAAACCGTCTCTTTACCAAAGTTTTGAACAAGGGCGATGTCTTTGTCTTCCCAATTGGTCTCATTCATTTTCAACTTAATGTTGGATACGGCAATGCTGTTGCAATTGCTGCTCTTAGCAGCCAAAATCCAGGAACTATCACTATTGCCAATGCTTTGTTTAAAGCCAATCCATCCATTTCTCCTGAGGTTCTTACAAAAGCCTTCCAAGTAGATAAGACCATAATTGATTACCTTCAAAAGCAATTCTGGTCTGACAACAACAACTAG